The proteins below come from a single Salvelinus fontinalis isolate EN_2023a chromosome 1, ASM2944872v1, whole genome shotgun sequence genomic window:
- the LOC129853571 gene encoding SEC23-interacting protein-like isoform X2, which yields MADRKTNNVPKSSANLLFSAAPEFNFNLPVIPVSQASGPAVLSGDDTADVGEEDSFLGQASGNAPAPSTFSYFSSPVNSGDPFASIGHQPACPPPASLSVSLATSGTTSVPGVASMAPTPPVPLINSNPAVPQPFGTGVHQKPMGSYTPPPSTVTPPPPQAPDQSYNPYRHTPLSSRTKPYMPAPEVQSLFLPPPQQNPYTVGSPAPTFQSAPSTFTKPSPTQNHVPPPMAQHTATAGALVPANQMMQYNVYEAVQPHWFFCKQVESKSAWLPFSILDSIQLEEIYNSVQPDPENVIVCTDGGRYDVQLYDRIRTAIFWEEEPTEVRRCTWFYKGDSDSRFIPYSEEFSEKLEGEYKKAVSTNQWHRRLEFPSGETIVMHNPKVIVQFQPSDMPDEWGTTQDGQTRPRVVKRGIDDDHDEVPDGELPQVDHLVFMVHGIGPVCDLRFRSMVECVDDFRSVSLKLLQSHFKKAQDEHVISRVEFLPVRWHTALHGDATGVDKRIKKITLPSTGRLRHFTNETLLDVLFYNSPTYCQTIMDTVALEINRIYALFLQRNPDFTGDISVSGHSLGSLILFDLLSNQKNGLPLQTMPTANGGHPADTKQVASPAVATSHAAVEEEPKEEGEDFVDLSSALEHLGLSEYQSTLEQEKIDLESFLMCTVEDLKEMSIPLGPRKKIAKFVKERAIKQVAQEKKAAEVKVASQEVVPAQSSEPLPGPGTTKLPVGGTYSSVHVDYNYFDVGTGQVSVVYHTLDFEPVNFFALGSPIGMFLTVRGLKKIEENYQLPTCKGFFNIYHPLDPVAYRIEPMILPDLDLKPVLIPHHKGRKRLHLELKESLSRMGSDLKHGFISSVRSAWQTLNDFARAHTSNAQLAAELAMVANQIKEEEEKHAHSDVAEHRIVESPELLREEEAQMKIGMLNGGNRIDYVLQEKPIESFNEYLFALQSHLCYWESEDTALLLLKEIYMTMGIYPEQILH from the exons ATGGCTGATAGGAAAACCAATAATGTGCCGAAATCCAGCGCAAATTTACTGTTTTCTGCGGCACCGGAGTTCAACTTCAATTTACCTGTCATACCTGTCAGCCAGGCCAGTGGTCCAGCGGTGTTATCAGGAG ATGATACTGCAGATGTCGGAGAAGAAGACAGCTTTCTTGGCCAGGCCTCTGGAAATGCCCCAGCACCATCCACGTTTAGCTACTTCTCCAGTCCCGTGAACAGTGGTGACCCATTTGCCTCCATCGGTCATCAGCCGGCATGTCCACCACCAGCGTCACTCTCAGTATCCCTCGCGACATCGGGAACAACTTCTGTTCCCGGTGTTGCTAGCATGGCCCCAACACCCCCTGTCCCACTAAtcaactccaaccctgctgtGCCACAGCCATTTGGCACTGGTGTTCATCAGAAACCCATGGGAAGCTACACTCCTCCCCCTAGCACAGTGACCCCACCCCCTCCACAAGCCCCCGATCAGAGTTATAATCCGTACCGTCACACACCCCTCAGCAGCAGAACCAAACCCTATATGCCAGCTCCAGAGGTCCAGTCGCTATTCCTTCCACCGCCGCAGCAAAATCCGTACACTGTGGGCTCTCCAGCTCCAACATTCCAATCGGCACCCTCCACATTCACAAAG CCCTCCCCCACACAGAATCATGTGCCTCCCCCTATGGCCCAACACACCGCCACGGCTGGAGCACTGGTCCCAGCCAATCAAATGATGCAATACAACGTGTACGAGGCTGTTCAGCCTCACTGGTTCTTCTGCAAACAAGTGGAGTCCAAGAGCGCCTGGCTTCCCTTCAGTATCCTGGACTCCATTCAGCTGGAGGAGATCTATAATTCAG TGCAACCGGACCCTGAGAACGTGATTGTGTGCACAGACGGAGGGCGCTACGATGTGCAGCTCTATGACCGCATACGAACAGCTATATTCTGGGAGGAGGAACCTACAGAGGTGCGGCGCTGCACCTGGTTCTACAAGGGAGACTCAGACAGCCGCTTCATCCCCTACTCAGAGGAGTTCAGCGAGAAGCTAGAG GGAGAATATAAGAAAGCTGTGTCAACCAATCAATGGCACCGTCGGCTGGAGTTCCCATCAGGGGAAACCATTGTCATGCACAATCCAAAG GTGATAGTACAATTCCAGCCCTCCGACATGCCAGATGAGTGGGGTACGACCCAGGATGGACAGACCAGACCCAGGGTGGTCAAGAGGGGCATCGATGATGACCATGACGAAGTTCCCGATGGGGAGCTCCCTCAGGTGGATCACTTGGTGTTCATGGTGCATGGCATCGGTCCAGTCTGTGACCTGAGGTTCAGGAGCATGGTGGAGTGTG TGGATGACTTCCGGAGTGTATCGCTGAAGCTGCTGCAGAGTCACTTTAAGAAGGCGCAGGACGAGCATGTCATCAGCCGAGTGGAGTTCCTTCCTGTTCGGTGGCACACGGCCCTGCATGGGGATGCCACAGGGGTGGACAA GAGGATAAAGAAGATCACCCTGCCCAGCACAGGTCGTCTGCGTCACTTCACTAACGAGACCCTCCTAGATGTGCTGTTCTACAACAGCCCCACCTACTGCCAGACCATCATGGACACAGTCGCCCTGGAGATTAACAGGATCTATGCCCTGTTCTTGCAGCGGAACCCAGACTTCACAGGAGACATTTCAGTATCCGGACATAGTTTAG GTTCTCTCATACTTTTCGACTTGCTGTCAAACCAGAAGAATGGCTTACCTTTGCAAACCATGCCAACTGCTAATGGGGGCCACCCTGCAGACACCAAACAG GTGGCTTCCCCTGCTGTTGCTACTTCACATGCTGCTGTGGAGGAGGAGCctaaagaggaaggggaggatttTGTCGATCTTTCTTCTGCTTTGGAACATCTGGGCCTGTCTGAGTACCAGAGCACTTTAGAACAGGAGAAGATTGACCTTGAATCTTTT CTTATGTGCACAGTTGAGGACCTGAAAGAGATGAGCATTCCATTGGGGCCAAGGAAGAAAATAGCCAAGTTTGTCAAAGAAAGAGCAATTAAGCAG GTAGCACAAGAGAAGAAGGCAGCAGAAGTTAAAGTGGCCAGTCAAGAGGTTGTCCCTGCCCAATCAAGCGAGCCCCTCCCAGGGCCAGGCACCACGAAGCTTCCTGTTGGCGGGACTTACTCCTCTGTCCATGTCGATTACAACTACTTTGATGTTGGCACTGGACAG GTGTCTGTTGTGTACCACACTCTGGACTTTGAACCGGTGAATTTCTTTGCCCTGGGATCTCCCATAGGGATGTTCCTCACAGTGCGAGGGCTGAAGAAGATCGAGGAAAACTACCAGCTACCCACCTGCAAGGGATTCTTCAACATTTACCATCCG CTGGACCCAGTTGCTTACAGGATTGAGCCCATGATCTTGCCAGACTTGGACTTGAAACCTGTTCTGATTCCACATCACAAAGGGAGGAAGAGGCTGCATCTTG AGCTGAAGGAGAGTCTGTCCCGCATGGGTTCGGACCTCAAGCACGGCTTCATCAGCTCCGTGAGGAGTGCCTGGCAGACCCTCAACGACTTTGCCCGCGCTCACACCTCCAACGCCCAGCTGGCGGCCGAGCTCGCCATGGTAGCCAATCAGatcaaggaggaggaggagaagcatgCACACAGCGACG TTGCAGAACACAGGATAGTGGAGAGTCCTGAGCTGCTGAGAGAAGAGGAGGCCCAGATGAAAATAGGAATGCTGAACGGGGGGAACCGCATCGACTATGTCCTACAGGAGAAGCCCATCGAGAGCTTCAACGAATACCTTTTCGCCCTGCAGAGTCACCTGTGCTACTG GGAGTCCGAAGACACAGCCCTACTACTCCTAAAAGAGATTTACATGACCATGGGGATATACCCAGAACAGATTCTACACTGA